The proteins below come from a single Tenuifilum thalassicum genomic window:
- the rfbC gene encoding dTDP-4-dehydrorhamnose 3,5-epimerase, whose product MVIEETKIPEIKIIKPKVFTDNRGYFFESYNQKTFHALGIENNFIQDNESFSKKGVIRGLHYQLSPYAQSKLVRVVKGKIFDVAVDIRKNSPTFGQWVGVELSDENKHQLLIPKGFAHGFVTLSEYAIVNYKCDELYNPEADRGIRFNDPQIGIDWLIGLDEAIVSAKDNVHPYLKDAEINFDFGTTY is encoded by the coding sequence ATGGTAATTGAAGAAACAAAAATTCCTGAGATAAAAATTATTAAGCCAAAGGTTTTCACCGATAACAGGGGCTACTTTTTTGAGAGCTACAACCAAAAAACTTTTCATGCTTTGGGAATAGAAAATAATTTCATACAGGATAATGAATCGTTTTCTAAAAAAGGGGTTATTAGGGGATTACACTATCAGCTATCACCTTACGCTCAATCTAAGCTAGTTAGAGTGGTTAAAGGTAAAATATTTGATGTTGCAGTTGATATTAGAAAAAACTCCCCAACGTTTGGCCAATGGGTTGGTGTGGAACTTTCGGATGAGAACAAGCATCAGCTACTTATACCTAAAGGTTTTGCTCATGGTTTTGTTACCCTTAGTGAATATGCCATTGTAAACTACAAATGCGATGAGCTATACAACCCTGAGGCTGACCGTGGTATACGTTTTAACGATCCTCAAATAGGAATCGATTGGCTAATTGGATTAGATGAAGCAATCGTTTCTGCAAAAGACAATGTTCATCCTTATTTAAAAGATGCAGAGATTAATTTTGATTTCGGTACAACCTATTAA
- the rfbD gene encoding dTDP-4-dehydrorhamnose reductase, translated as MKVLVTGANGQLGKAIKKESVAFSNIQLTYTDLDDFDITSEASINNGISRFKPDIIVNCAAYTAVDKAEDEPEKAFLINAEAPKLLAEHCKQNGISIIHISTDYVFDGKGNTPYTEIDKVNPMSAYGQSKLKGEENLQDYDNAMIIRTSWLYSAYGNNFLKTIIKYGKERTELKVVFDQTGTPTLANDLALAILKIASNPDKYFEKGIFHFSNQGVCSWYDFAVEIAKLAKFKAKITPITTQEYPTKATRPQYSVLNKNKISNLLNIEIPYWRNSLCKCFDEL; from the coding sequence ATGAAAGTTTTAGTTACTGGCGCTAATGGACAGCTAGGTAAAGCGATAAAAAAAGAATCGGTTGCATTTAGCAACATACAGCTAACTTATACCGATTTGGATGATTTTGATATTACGTCAGAGGCATCAATAAATAATGGCATAAGCAGGTTCAAACCTGATATCATTGTTAATTGTGCAGCTTACACAGCGGTTGACAAAGCCGAAGATGAACCAGAAAAGGCTTTTCTAATAAATGCAGAAGCCCCTAAACTACTGGCAGAGCATTGTAAGCAGAATGGCATTAGCATAATACATATTTCAACCGATTACGTATTTGATGGAAAAGGGAACACACCTTACACAGAAATTGATAAGGTTAATCCTATGTCTGCTTATGGCCAAAGCAAACTTAAGGGCGAAGAGAACCTACAGGATTATGATAACGCAATGATTATCAGAACATCATGGTTATATTCTGCTTACGGAAATAACTTTTTAAAAACTATTATCAAATACGGGAAAGAACGTACTGAACTTAAGGTTGTTTTCGATCAAACAGGTACCCCTACCCTAGCAAACGATCTGGCATTGGCAATTTTAAAAATTGCATCGAACCCAGATAAATATTTTGAAAAAGGGATATTTCACTTTTCAAACCAAGGTGTTTGCAGCTGGTATGATTTTGCTGTTGAGATAGCCAAACTTGCAAAGTTTAAAGCCAAAATAACTCCAATAACCACTCAAGAATATCCAACTAAAGCAACCCGCCCGCAGTACAGCGTTCTTAACAAAAATAAAATCAGCAATTTGCTCAATATTGAAATTCCATATTGGAGGAATAGCCTCTGTAAATGTTTTGATGAGCTATAA
- a CDS encoding phospho-sugar mutase, translating to MLDKGVLEKARQWLSPSFDEETRKKVKELIENDPKELTESFYRDLEFGTGGLRGIMGVGTNRMNRYTVGMATQGLSNYLKKHFAQLPEIRAAIAYDSRNNSPLFAEIASKVLSANGIKVYIFDSLRPTPELSFAIRTFKCHCGIVITASHNPKEYNGYKVYWEDGGQIVPPHDKGIIEEVKAINNIEQVNFKGNEKLIVPIGKEIDEIYLNTLSTLSLSPEVIRQYSELPIVYTPIHGTGVNLVPMALKKFGFKNVITVEEQCKIDGNFPTVASPNPEERTAMQLAIEKAKAYYAEIAMATDPDSDRVGIGVRKPNGDYVLLNGNQAASILIYYILNKWHEHNKISGNEFLVKTIVTTDLISAIAHDFGVDCYEVLTGFKYIAEKIREQEGVKKFIAGGEESYGYLYGDFVRDKDAVLSCAMFAEITAWAKSKDKTLLDILYEIYTKYGLYKEHLVSLTRKGIDGLAEIKSIMEKFRSNPPKEIGSSKVVTIIDYLNQVSINVHTGKEYPINLPKSDVMQFITENGTKVSVRPSGTEPKIKFYISVKGQLDEGEDIDTAFTRLDKSIENIVTELNLK from the coding sequence ATGCTTGATAAAGGCGTTTTGGAAAAAGCTAGACAATGGCTTAGCCCATCATTTGATGAAGAAACCAGGAAGAAGGTTAAGGAACTCATTGAGAACGACCCTAAAGAACTAACCGAGTCGTTTTACCGTGACCTAGAATTTGGCACAGGCGGATTACGAGGGATAATGGGAGTAGGAACAAACCGCATGAATAGGTATACCGTAGGTATGGCGACTCAAGGCTTAAGCAACTATTTAAAAAAGCATTTTGCCCAACTACCAGAAATTCGCGCAGCCATTGCCTACGATTCAAGGAATAATAGTCCGCTTTTTGCAGAGATTGCTTCAAAGGTCTTAAGCGCTAATGGAATAAAGGTCTACATTTTCGACTCCTTACGTCCTACCCCTGAGCTAAGTTTTGCTATAAGGACATTCAAATGCCATTGTGGTATTGTTATAACTGCCTCACACAACCCAAAGGAATACAATGGTTATAAGGTTTACTGGGAAGATGGTGGACAAATTGTACCTCCTCATGATAAAGGTATAATTGAAGAGGTTAAGGCCATTAACAACATAGAACAGGTAAACTTTAAAGGAAATGAAAAACTAATAGTACCAATAGGCAAAGAAATTGACGAAATATATCTAAATACACTATCAACCCTATCTCTTTCACCAGAAGTGATAAGACAATATTCTGAACTTCCCATTGTTTATACACCAATACATGGAACTGGCGTTAATTTAGTGCCTATGGCACTTAAAAAGTTTGGATTTAAAAATGTTATCACTGTTGAGGAGCAATGTAAGATTGATGGCAATTTCCCAACAGTAGCATCGCCGAATCCCGAAGAGCGGACTGCTATGCAGCTGGCCATAGAAAAAGCAAAAGCGTACTATGCCGAAATTGCAATGGCAACAGACCCAGACTCCGACCGTGTAGGTATTGGAGTTCGCAAACCAAACGGCGATTATGTGCTACTTAACGGAAATCAAGCAGCATCAATACTTATCTACTATATCCTAAACAAATGGCATGAGCACAACAAGATTTCGGGTAATGAGTTTTTGGTTAAGACAATTGTAACAACCGATTTGATTTCGGCTATTGCTCATGATTTTGGCGTTGACTGCTACGAAGTGCTTACGGGCTTTAAATACATTGCCGAAAAAATACGTGAGCAGGAAGGTGTAAAAAAATTCATTGCAGGTGGCGAAGAGAGCTACGGTTACCTTTATGGCGATTTTGTTCGCGATAAGGACGCTGTACTCAGCTGTGCCATGTTTGCAGAAATTACAGCGTGGGCTAAAAGTAAAGATAAAACTTTGCTAGATATACTTTATGAAATTTATACTAAATATGGCCTTTATAAAGAACACCTCGTATCGCTAACTCGAAAAGGAATAGATGGTTTAGCAGAGATTAAATCGATAATGGAGAAATTCAGGAGCAACCCACCCAAAGAAATTGGAAGTTCCAAAGTTGTAACCATTATCGATTACCTAAACCAAGTTTCAATTAATGTTCATACTGGTAAAGAATACCCAATAAACCTACCCAAGTCGGATGTAATGCAGTTTATCACTGAAAACGGAACGAAAGTTTCGGTTCGGCCATCGGGTACAGAACCAAAAATCAAGTTCTACATTAGCGTCAAAGGCCAACTTGATGAAGGTGAAGACATAGATACAGCATTTACAAGACTTGATAAGTCTATTGAAAATATTGTTACCGAGTTAAACCTAAAATAG
- a CDS encoding secondary thiamine-phosphate synthase enzyme YjbQ, with product MKSYRKELWFETRNRRELINITPEVNACLAESGIKEGLCLVNAMHITSSVFINDDESGLHHDFEVWLEKLAPEKPYSQYKHNGFEDNADAHLKRTIMGREVVVAVTNGQLDFGPWEQIFYGEFDGKRRKRVLVKIIGE from the coding sequence ATGAAATCGTACAGAAAAGAGCTATGGTTTGAAACAAGAAATCGACGTGAACTAATTAACATTACACCCGAAGTCAATGCTTGCCTTGCAGAAAGTGGCATAAAAGAAGGATTATGCTTGGTAAATGCAATGCATATCACCTCAAGCGTTTTCATAAACGATGATGAGAGTGGATTACATCACGACTTTGAGGTTTGGCTCGAAAAACTAGCCCCGGAAAAGCCTTACTCCCAATACAAGCATAACGGTTTTGAGGATAATGCCGATGCACATTTAAAAAGAACAATTATGGGACGAGAAGTTGTGGTTGCAGTAACCAATGGACAGCTTGATTTTGGCCCTTGGGAACAAATTTTCTATGGGGAATTTGATGGCAAACGTAGAAAACGAGTGCTTGTTAAGATTATTGGGGAATAG